The Desulfuromonas sp. sequence GCGACACAGGTTCAGGTTGTCCGCGAGAAAAGGCAGGGCCCGGGTATGATCGAGATGGGCGTGGGTGAGCAGGACGTGGTTGATGTCGCATTGCTCATGCTCATCGAGGACCGCCCCGACCGTGCCCGCATCGAGCAGCAACGAACCATCGAGAAGGAATGCCGGCGGCCGGCTGTATGGAAGCTCTGCCCCGCCGCACCCCAAAACACGCAATTGCATCGGTCCCTCCCGCACATCGATGGCCAGATCGGGCCGGGGCGCCCCCCTCCCCTCGGCCAGTCAGCCTCATGAAAAAGTCCCCCCAACATAACATACTCCCCGGTCTTCAATAAGGATTTTTTCCGCAGGGAAGGGATCAAGCCGACACCGCCCAGTAGGCCCTCCAACGCTCCCGGACCGCCCCGTAGGTATAAGGGCCCGGCAGATGACAGCGGACCTCCCCGTCGAGAAGGGTCTCGATGGAAGGAATCAGAGCCAGGCACTGACAGGGACGCTGTTCGGGGGAGAGGCTGCAGCCCTGCTCCGAGAGGAGGGAGCATCCCCCGGGGCCGGGCTGGGGCGCCGGGACGGGCACCCCGCTGTAATCCCGAAGGGTCAGCCCCAGCTCGGGCAGTTCCCGGCGCAGGCGTTCGAGAACGACCCGCTCGCCCCCGAAGAAGATCGAGGCGAAGCGGTGAGGATCGGCCCAAACGCCGGGGTGGCTTTGACAGCACAGCCCCCGGCACTGACTGCACATCTGCGGATCGAAGGCTTCCATAGAGAACATCGGGAATGACGGGAATCTGGTCACGCTCAATCGGAAGATGCAGGATAACACGGACGCGGCCGCCTGGCCAGGGTATCGCGTCCCGGGGCCGGGCCGGAAGAGTCGAACCGTCTGCGTCCACGGCCTGCCCGGCTCATCCCCCCCTCCCCTTTCCCATCCAGGGCTCCGCCCCCAGTTCCTTCATCAGCCGCGCCACCGCCAGTTCCTTGGCCTTGGCCTCCACGTCCACCGTCGCATCCAGCCCCAGCCACTCCGTCGGGAAATCAGAGGGGTCGAGATAGTCGGCGTGGGGTTTGGGGGCGTTCCCCCCCCAGCCGTTCCTGGGGGAGGAGACGTGAAACCACGGCTCGCGGCCGGCCTCCCGCCAGGTGGCGGCGGCCAGGGCCGTGGCCTCGGCGACGGAAAGCCCGTCTGGATTGCAGCGGTGGTGGTGGACGTCGTAGACAAGCGGGACTCCGAGAGCCTCGCAGGCCGGCAGCAGGTCGCGCACCGTGTAGGTAACGTCGTCGTTTTCCAGGGCCAGGCGGCCGCGCACCCCGGGCGAGAGTTCGGCGAAGTGCTTCCGCCACCTGGCCAGGGCCTGGCCCTTGTCGCCGTAGCCGCCGCCACCGTGGAGGGTGATGGTTTCGGCGCCGACGAGTTCGGCCATCAGTCCCTGGTACTCCAGTTCCGCCAGGGAGCGTTCAACAACCTCGGGGCGCGGGGAGCTGAGGACCACGAACTGGTCCGGGTGGAAGCTCAGACGCAGGTCGTGGAGCGCCCGGAAGGCGGCGGCCTCTCTCAGCTTGGCGGTGATCGCATCCCCACCGGGCAGGTCCTCCAAGCGGTAGCCGACCTCGGGATGGGTATAGCGGGGCAGCAGGGGGGAGAGGACCCGGAAGGCGCCGAAACCGAGGCGTCGCACCGCCTCCAGCGCCGCCAGGAGGCTGGAGGCGTTCTCCATTGCCAGCCGCGACAGCTTCGCCAGCCGGGCGCGTCGGTCGAGGCTCAGCAAAGCCTTGGCGGTGGTCGCCCGAAAGCGGATCGGTTCCTCTCGGAATATGCAGCACAGGCCGAAGCGCAACATCTCCTGCCAACTGTAGCAGAAAAGCGGGGCCGACTTTGCATCTTTCCCCCGAGGGTCTAGGCTTAAAGGGAGGAGAAGCCATGGCCGGCATCGAGATCACCCGCGACATCTCCGCACCCGCCACGGCGGTCTGGGCGCTGCTCACCGACACCCGCCAGTGGCCCCGCTGGGGACCGTCGGTGGCGGAGGTGCGCTGCTCCGAGCGAAACATCCGCGGCGGAAGCCGGGGAGCGGTGCGCACCCCCCTGGGGGTGTGGCTCACCTTCACCGTCACCGCCTTCGAACCCGGACGATCCTGGGCCTGGAAGGTGGCGGGGGTGCCGGCCACAGGCCACCGGGTAGAACCACAGGGCCGGGGCCGCTGCCGCCTAGTCTTCATCGTCCCCCTCTGGGCCGCTCCTTATGCCGCGGTCTGCCGCCTTGCCGCGGGCCGCATCGCCCGCCTGGCCGAAAGGGCGAAAAGATGAGCCTCCACCCGAAGGAGGAAAAGGTCATGGAGGAAGCCGTTCGGGAACTGCTCGAGGGGCAGAGACTGGGAGTGCTGGCCACCAGCCTGGAGGGCCACCCCTACACCACCCTGGTAGCCTTCGCCGCCAGCGACGACCTGCGCCACCTGGTCTTCGCCACCACCAGCGCAACCCGCAAGTTCGCCAACCTCGAGGCCGACCCCCGGGTTTCCCTCCTGGTCGACAGCCGCACCGGGAGCGCCGCCGACTTCCGCGAGGCGGCCGCGGTCACCGCCCTCGGCACGGCCGTCGAGGCCTCCGCCCCCGAACGGGAGGCCCTCCTCCCGCTCTACCTGGCCAGACACCCCTACCTGCGCGAATTCGTCGCCTCACCCAGCTGTACCCTGTTGCGGGTCGCGGTCCGGCGCTACTGCCTGGTCCGCCGCTTCCAGGAGGTGGAGGAACTGTGCCTGGAACCGTGAACTGGGCCCTGTCCCTCGATCAGATCGCACCGCGCCAACGCCCCCTCGTCGGAGGCAAGGCATGGGCCCTCTCCCTCCTCCTCAAGTCAGGCCATTCGGTCCCCCCCGCCCTCTGCCTGACGATCGGACTCTACCGCCGCTACCTGCGGCAGACCGGCCTGGGGGACCGCATCGGCATGGAACTGGGGCGCAAGGAGATGTCCGAAATGCGCTGGGAGGAGTTGTGGGACGCCTCCCTGCGCATCCGCGCCCTGTTCCTCACCACCCCCCTGCCGAAGGAGTTGGGGAAACAGGCCGCTGCGGCCCTGGCCCCCTTCGCCGGGAAGGCGGTGGTGGTGCGCTCCTCGGCCCCGGGGGAGGACGCTCCGGGGGCCTCCTTCGCCGGCCTGCACGACTCCTTCGTCAACCTCCGGGGGACAGAGGAGATCCTCGGGGGGGTGCGCAAGGTGTGGGCCTCCCTGTGGTCGGACCGGGCCCTGCTCTACCGCCAGGAGCTGGGTTTGGCCGTGGAACGCAGCTCCATGGCCGTGCTGGTCCAGGAACTGGCGGAGGGGGAGCGCTCCGGGGTGGCCTTCAGCCGCGCCCCCGATGGCGGGGAGCGCGCCGTGGTCGAGGCGGTCTGGGGCCTCAACCAGGGCCTGGTGGACGGCAGCGTGGAACCCGACCACTGGGAGGTGGAGCACGGCGAAACCATCGTCGCCCGCCGCGCCCCTTCCCGGGAGGCGGCCCTGCGGCCCGGCCCCGGCGGGGTGAGGAGCGAACCCCTGCCCCCGGCGCAGTCATCCATGGCGCCCCTGGCCGATGGGGAGGTGCTGCGGGTCGCCGCCGCGGCGCGGGACCTGGAAGCCCTCTCCGGCCGCCCCCAGGACGTGGAGTGGACCCTCCGCGGCGAGGAGCTGATCCTGCTCCAGGCCCGACCGATCACCACCGCCGCCGGGGACGATTCCCGCCGCTGGTACCTGAGCCTGCACCGCAGCGTGGAAAACCTGCGCCGGCTCCGCCGCAGCATCGAGGAGGAGCTGCTGCCGCGGATGGAAACCGAGGCCGCGGCCCTGGCCGTGATCGACCCGGCCGGGCTTCCCGACCGGGAGCTCGCTGCGGAAATCGGCCGCCGCCGGCAGATCGTGGCGGGGTGGGAGGAGACCTACCGCGACAAGTGCATCCCCATGGCCCACGGCGTCCGCCTCTTCGGAACCTTCTTCAACGACGCCCTGCACCCCGAGGATCCCTTCGACTTCCTGGCCCTGCTGGGGGGGACGGGGATGCGGGCCGTCGATCGCAACCGCGGCCTCGAGCAGATGGCCGCCGCCCTGCGCCACCGCCCCGAATGGGCCGAGCACCTGCGCAGGACTCCGGAGCAGCCCTGGCCGGGCCCCCTGGAAGAGCAGCTGGAGCGGCTGCTGGCTGAATTCTTCGGTCTCCTTCCCGGCGCAACCGAAGCCGTCGCCCTGCGCCTCCGCCTCGCCCCCCTGATCCTGGAGCTTGCCCCGGCCGCCGGAGGAGACAGCGCCGCGGAAAAGACCTCTCCCGAACGACTGCGGAGAGCGTTTCTGGAGAAGTTCGAAGGGGAGCAGCGGACCATGGCCGAGGAGGTGCTCGACCTGGCCAGGGCCAGCTACAGGTTGCGCGACGACGACAACATCAGCCTCGGGAAGATCCACACCCAGCTCGCCGCAGCCGAGGACGAGGCCCGCCGGCGCCTGGCAGCCAAGCCGGTTCCGGCCCTGGAAGGACTGTTTCCGGCCGAAGAGGGGGGGCCGGGCCCGGCGCCGAGAGAGGCCCCGCGGCTGGGCCAGGTACAGGCCCGCCAGCTGCAGGGCCAGCCCGCAGGTCCCGGGGTCGCCACCGGCAGCGCCCGGGTGATCGACGAAGCGGCCGGGATGGGGACCTTCCGCTCGGGAGAAATCCTGATCTGCGACGCCATCGATCCCACCATGACCTTCCTCGCCCCCCTGGCCGCAGGGATCGTCGAGCGGCGCGGCGGCATGCTCATCCACGGTGCCATCATCGCCCGGGAGTACGGCCTTCCCTGCGTCACCGGAGTCCCCGAGGCCACCCTCCGGATCCGCACGGGAGACCGGGTCACGGTCGACGGCTACCTGGGAATCGTAACGATCTCCCGCCTGCCTTGAGGGGTTACAACGTCCAGGGCCCTATGGCTTGCGGACCGATAGAGTCCGGCCAATAGGCTTGCAGGGCCCCCGACATAAACGCCGTGTCCTTTCCCCTGGGGAACCTCCTGTTAAAATTGCAGGACAGACTGAAACGGGGCAATCACGGACGTTGCGAAACGGGCAGGGAGGCAGGGATGCTTGAGCTCTGGTCACGCAAACTCTTCGCAAGGGCGTGGGCCAGCGCCGAGCACTTCTCCAGCAGCCCTTGCGCGATTGGAGTGAATTTCACTCCCCGGCCCGCGCCCCCCTGCCCGTCCGGCATCAAATACAAACGCCCGGCAGCTTACGCTGTCGGGCGTTGTCATTTGAACACTTCCGATACGGGGGAGGGTTTCCCGGCGCGAATCACGGCGCCATCGCCCCGGAGCCAGCGAACCGTTATCGTCGCCCTCCCCTCCGGAGTTGCACCGGGTTCTCCTGCTGCCTAGCGGCCCGGGGGCAGCAGGCCCTGCTGGTCCCAACCCTGAGCCAGGCGGCGCATGGTGCGGTAGGCATTTTGTTTCAGGCCTATTTGCAGATCGTGAAAAATGGTGTTCAGCTTTCTTGCCATGACGGTCTCCTTTTGCTATGCCCTGCGGACAGGCCGCCCCGCGCCACGGGACGGCTCCAAACCTGGCTCAATGGTATGACCACACAAACGGCCTGTCAATACCCGAAAATTCGTAAAATACTGTTTTTAAAAGATTTTCCTGCATAAAGGTTCAAAATCACAACGCCTTCCCCTCGGCGGGTGAACAAAAAAAATCGAAAAAAATTACACCCATGGAAATTTGGAACATCGTCTTGTAACCCGAAACACCTTTGACGCCGAACATGTAAAGAAAGCGCGGTTTTTCCACCGGTTACAGGAGCTTCCCGTTGACAACCCTCTTTAATTAATATAAAAAAAAGGAGACGCTCGCCATTTTTAAAGGGGCCGTGGGGAGAAGGCATGGAAATGAATGCCTGGACAGAAACCGCCGGAGCCTGCTGAGAGCTGAATAGGTTGCTTTTTGTCAACCGCCAAACCGGAAAGCCGGCAGCAAGGAGGGGACCCGCATGAATGCGTACGCACGAGACCCGCTGGAGGATCTGCAACACCTGGAGGACGGGCAGAAGATGGCCATCGAGTTTGCCGCACGGGCGGGAGGAACCATGCGGGTCGCCTGCAGGGCGCGGCCGACCGGTCTCCCCTGTTTTGAGGCCGAGGCATTCCCCGGCCCCCTCCCCCTCGAATCCATCGCCCTGGACAAACCCTGCCTGGTCACCCTGGCCGGACAGGGCAGCGACCCGCCGGTGAGCGCCCGCATCGAAGAGGTCCTTGACGGGGGGCGCCTCCGACTGGCCGTGCTCTACGGGGGGGACTTCCCCAGCCGACGGATCTTCTTTCGGGTGGAGACCCGGCTCTTCCTGAGCTTCCGGCTCATCACCCCGGAGGGGGAGAGCGAACCGATCGAGGTCCTTGGGGGATGGGGAGACATCAGCGGCGGCGGCGTCTATTTCCCATCCGAACGGGAGCTGGCCATGGACCAGAGGCTGCGGTTGCACATCCGCCTGCCACAAGCCACGGTCGAATGCATCGGGACCGTGGTGCGCACCGGTCGGCAACACCCTCTTTTCTCCGCCGCGGTGCGCATTGACGAGATCACCGCCTCCAACCTGGCACGGATCAATGCCTTCTGCCACGCCGAACGCCGCCGGGAATTCTCCGCGGCCGGTTAGGGCGCTCCCCGGCCGGTCGGCTCAAAGGGACCGCCTTGCGAGGCCCGCGGCATCTTGAGGCCTCCCCTCACTTCTTGGCCTGATTCCTGCTTTCTCATTGAGACATCTCCGGAGCACAGTGCCGTGCTCCCTGCCCGCAACGAAGCCCCCGGGGAATATTCTCCGCGGGCTTTTCTGTTCCCAGCTCTGCGACAAGGGAGAGAATTCGATGAAAGCGAAGACATTCGAGGCCAGTTGGCTGCCCGCCGAGCAGGCGGCCAAGGTGCTGCACACAACCCATCTCAAGGTGCTCATGCTGATCAAACGGGGGCTGCTCTGCGGTCGCGACATCGACGGCACCTGGCAGGTCAGCATGGCGAGCCTGGAGGCCTTCTGCCGCCAGGAGCCGAACGACAGAGCGGTGATCAAGGGCACCTGCGGCGGCTGCTCCGCTTGCGGCTAAGGCCTGCTTAAAAGAAAGGCACAAAGGGGAGTCATGGGCATAATAATCAAACCCTCGGACCTGCAGTTCAGATACCCCCGGAAAAAAGAAACCCGCGAACGGCCCAAATTAAAAGGCAAGCCCGACCCGAACCCCTTCGACCGGGACGACCTCTACGAAGTCATCCCCATGTTCGAAGCGGTGATGAACGCTCTCGAGACCATCGACGGCCAGGTGCTGCACCGCATGGAGGAGGTCCTCAACGAGGATGTCCCCCTGTTCGTCACCTCCCGGGAAGAGGTCTTCGACTGTCTGCTCGGCACTATGGAGGGAATCCTCGGCGCCTGCCGGCGGCAGGCCGGATGAGCAGCGGCGGGACGATAGAGATCCGCGGCGAACTGTGGGATCACCTCGGCAGGGCGATCCTCGCGATCACCACCTGCGGCCGGGTGAGCAAGCGGGGCGAGGCGGTCATGCTGCGCGGCTGCGCCCGCCAGGCCAGGGACCGATTCCCCGGGTTGGCGCAGCGGTTCGGAGCGCTGATCCTCTCCGGCGGCAACCACGTCTACGACATGGGAGACGGCATGGTCAGCTTCCCTGTGGAGGACGACCCCTTCGGCATCGCCGAGCCGCGCCTCATCGAACAGTCCTGCCGGGAGCTGGTGAGCCTGGCGAACCAGAAGGGATGGAAGCGGATCGTCGTGCCGCGCCCCGGCTGCGGCGGGGGCGGACTGGAATGGGCGCAGGTGCGGCCGATCCTGGAGAGGCATTTCGACGAACGGTTCCTGGTCATTTCGGCGAGGTGAGCGAAGCTGCTGCAAAGACCTCGGAGCCTCCTCCGTGTCTCCGCGCTCCAGAGGCAAACGCCGGTGCCCATTCTCCCCGATGGACCAAAACAGACAGGCCTGGTCCGGGCCGACGAAAGGAAGAAGCGATGCAAACGGCGAAACGCGGCGACCGGGTAACCGTGCAGTACATCGGCACCCTCGACAACGGCCGGATATTCGACAGCACCACCGACGAGACCCCCCTGGTCTTCACCATTGGCGCCGAGGAGGTCTTCCCGGCCCTTGAACGGGAAGTGGTCGGCATGAAGGCAGGCGAGACGAGGAATATCCTCCTCCCCGCCGACAAGGCCTACGGGCCCCGCCGGGAGGAGAACGTCCTGACCCTGAGGCGCGAGGCGTTCCCGGCGGACAGGGAGATCAAGGTCGGCCAGAAGCTGAGCCTCGAGTTCAAGGACGGCAAGGAGAGGGTGATGCTGGTGACGCGGGTCGGTGAGGGAGAGGTGACCCTCGACGGCAACCACCCCCTGGCGGGAATGGACCTGACCTTCGCACTGCGCCTGGACGGGATCGATTGAGCGGAGCGGTCGAAAGGATGACGATTTGAACCAAGAGAATAAAAAGACGGACCGCTACGTCTCCTTCGCGGGGATCGATTGCACGGGAAACTCCAGAAAACTGATGGCGATGCTGCTGGGGCACATCGGCGATGCGCCCAATTCCGACCCCTTCTGGGAAAAGTTCAGGACCAAGCTCGAGAGGGCCGGAACGCCCGGGAACCCGGACGAACTGTTCCTGATCCACGCCTACATCAACAACATCCGGGAGTTTTTCGAAGCATGCGACGACCGGGACGCGCTGGCCCTTCTCGACCAGATCGAGAAGGAGTGCTGCTAGGCTTCAGGTGGAGAGCCCGAGTGCCTAGATCTCATGCAGATCGATCATCTCCTCCCCCATGACATACCCGGTCTTCGCCATTCGCGAAGCGTTGGCGAGCTTGGCGACGATTTCGCGGATCTTTCCCAGCTCCTCCCGGATCTCCGCCAGGTGCCCCCTGACCGCTCCTCCATGGCCGGAAAGTCCCCTTTCCGCCAGGTGCAGGCGGCCGAAGATGGCGGTCAGCGGGTTGTTGAGTTCGTGGCTGATGGCCACCGCCATCTCCTGGAGCAGCTTCAAGCGTTCGAGATCCAGCGCAAGCCGCTTCTCCCGCCGGGAGGCGAGGTGCAGATTCACCCGCGCCAACAGCTCGCCTGGATAAAAGGGCTTGACGATATAGTCGTCCGCCCCCGCCTCGAACCCCTTGACCTTCTCCCCTTCCGCGTCGAGGGACGTGATAAAGACGACCGGCACCTCGCGGGTCGTTTCGTCCTGTTTCAGCAAGCGGCAGACCTCGTAGCCGTCCATTTTCGGCAGGTAGATATCGAGCAGGATCAGGTCGGGCGGCTCCCGGCGGGCGGCGTCAATGCCCGACGGCCCGTCGTCCCTGAGGTCAAGCCGGTAGCGCTCCTGAAGGATCTCTTCAAGCTGGGCCTGAACGACCTTGCTGTCCTCGATGGCGAGTATTCTTTCCAACGGCGTCTCCCCCGAATAAATATCTGGTTATGCACTTCGCTCACATTGAGCTCCGACAGGCTGCAGGAACTTGCCATCGGGCAGAGCGACAGGGACGATTGTAATCAAAATCGGCTTCTCGCCCGTTCGCATTCGCTCACTCGAGCCGCAAAGCCGCAAAGAAAAACCCTGAAATTCGTCTTGTTCCCCTTTTGCGACAGCCAATGGCCCTTGTTCTGCGACCAATCATCATTATCGTTATTTGTTGCTGGCGCACAACCAAACAAGATTCAATAACCAACGGCACGGGATTCTAACTCCGAACCCGGTTGCGGCCACCGCTTTTTGCCCGGTACAGGGCCCGGTCGGCGTCCTTGATCACCTGGGAAGCGGGCACCTTTTCCCCCTGGCTCTCGGCAACCCCGATACTCACCGTGACGGAAAGCCTTTTCCGCCCCGCCTTGCTCGGCTTGACCGGGGGCTTGTCTTTCGGACGGCTGCGATGGCGAACAACGAACCCCGATCCGGCGACCGCCTCCCGGAGCCCCTCCAGGCGGGGCAGGACCTCCTCGGCCGACCTGCCGGCAAAGAGGAGTGTGAATTCCTCCCCGCCATAGCGAAAGGCCCTGCCGCCCCCGCCGACGGCCGCCAGCCTGACGGCGACCATCTTCAGCACCTGGTCGCCCACATCGTGGCCGTAACGGTCGTTGACCTTCTTGAAATGGTCGATATCGACCATCGCCAGGGTATAGCGTCTCCCGAGCCGGAGCAGGGCCTCGCTAAGGGCCCTCCGCCCCGGGAGCCCGGTGAGTTCGTCGCGAAAAGCCATGCGGTGGGATGTTTCGACGACCCCCACAACCAGGATCAGGCCGGCCGTGGCAAACCACCAGCTGAGGGTGTACCCGGTCACCCCCCCGGCAAGGGGGAGCCACGCCGCCGGCAGCGCCCAGAGAAATCCCCCCTCGAAGGCCGCCGGGCGGCGCAGAAAACGCACGAGCAGATAGGCCATCCCGAGCGCGAAAGCGAGCAGGGATAATTGGGGCAGGGGAATCCCCTCGAGAAGGGGAAGATCGACGAGAGGACGACGTATCCACTCCGGAACCTCGGCGTAATCCGAACGGTACAGCCCGGCAAGGAGAACGGGCTGGGCCGCGAGCGCCCCGAGGCGCAACAGCCCCGAGGGGGTGAATATCCCCCGCTCGACCAGGGCCGAAAGGACGGCCAGGTTGAGAGGCAGCAGCAGAGCAACGGCGTCCCGGACGATCCGCCCGCTCTCGCCTGAGAGCCCGAGAGCGAGCGCCCGGTCTGCCAGGGCCAGGAACAGCAGAACGAAGACCAGGCGGCTGCGGTTGAAACGCCACCCGAGAAGAAGGCCGATGCCGAGGACCAGGAAGGGATAAAAGGGCAGAAAGGCCTGCACCCGGCCCGGCAGCTGCATTCCGTGAAAAAGCACCACCGCCGCGGCGGCCAACACCCCGCCGGGGACGAAGAGTTGCCAAGCGATTTTCCAGACCGAACCCCGCATGCCGCCTAAGGTAAGCCAAGAGGCAGGGACCGGCAAGAAAATTCACACCCATCCCCGCAACCGCTTCGTTCTAAAGAGTGGTACGGAAGGTGACCTTTTTCCACAGGAGGAGAGAGGAAAGGCACCATGCAAACCTTCGACGATGAAAAACCCCGTAAGGACATCGAGACCGAAAAAAACACACCGTCCTGAACACAAAAACCAACGAAACCGGCAAAGTGCTGATGTGCAACCACGGCTACTTCAATCTAAAGGTCGGTAAGGGTTCGGGAGTCTGGTCGATCGAGAGCTGCGAGGAGATCACCCCCAAAGGGGCCAAGAAACGTTCGCTGAAATAAAGGTGAGGGTGGAGTGTGATCCCCACGTTCCCCATCGAGGATTTCCGTTTCCCGGCAGGAACAAAGGATGGTGAAACGGGAGCGGCCGGCCGGGGTCTTCACCTCGACCGGCCAGAAACAAAGAGGGCGGTCATGCCGTCGCCTTTTTTACTTGTTCCCGGCCCCTGAACCGGCCCAACCCGCCCCCTGAGTCGCACCCGGAACCGCTCGGTCCACGGCAGGCCCTCCCCCTCTTGCATTGGCGTCCGCGTATGGTAGGAGTTAAGGAGCAAGCCGAACGTCACCATTAACCAAAGAGGGAGGACACCATGTCTGTTGCCAAGGTCATCGAAATCCATTCCGAAGGAAAATCCATCGAGGCGGCCGCCGAGGCGGCCCTGATCGAAACGGCCCGGTCCGTCGACGGCATCATGAACCTCTACCTTCAGGACATCCAGGCCATCGTGGAGGACAACAGGATCATCAAGTACCGGCTCAATGCCAAGGTGACCTTCCTCGTCCAGTCCTGACGGGCGGCGCCACGACCGAGAGCACGAAAGGGAGACCTCCCAAGCCCCTCCCTTGCCCTTTCAGAAACAGCTGGGAATTCAGGAGGCCCTCGCCAAGAAAGGGCCTCCGCCCCTCCGTGAATACAGAAAGGCGGACCGTGCGGGTCCGCCTTTCTTTTTCAGCAGGTCTTCCTATCGAGGGGAAGTCTCCGGTCAGCCGGACTCCGAGAGGTTTGCCCTGACGGATCCGGCCTTCCTCCTGAGATGCTCGCCGAAGCGCCTGTCCTCCGCCTTGATGTGCTCGGTCAACCAGAAAAGCAGAACCTTGTTGGTATGCACCAGCACATGTACCGTTGGGCCGGCAGCATCCAGTTCGTCTCTCAGGTCCGCCAGGCGCCGACGGAAGTGGACGTGCTGTTGCCGGTGGGCCTCCAGGTCGGCGTAGCCCTGGTCCTCCATGAGAGCCTCCTCGGCTTGAAAATGCTCGGCCACGTACCGATCGAGGAAAGCGAAGAGCTCGCGCAGATGCTCAAGGCCATGGCGCTTGCTGCAGGCCTCCATAAAAGCATCGAACCTCTGAAACATCTCCCGGTGCTGGCTGTCGATCTGGGGCTGTCCGACGGCCAGATCCTCGGTCCACTGCAGGGACATGGCGGCTCCTCCTTTACTTGAGAATTCGATCTTCATTATAAGCACGTTCCGAGCCCGGGGGCAAATCGGCCGATGTCGGGTATACTTATTAAAACCCCTCTGCCCCCTCCGCCACCGGGATCACGCCATGACACCTCTGCCCTTCAACGACCAGAAAAGCGTCAAGGCCCGCGCCCTCTTCGTGGGCGAGCGCCTCGACCTGCGCGCCTTCGAAAAAACCCACCGGCTGGCCTCAGGCCCCCTGACGGTGACCGCCGGAGAAGCGGGCTGCGCGGTGTTGTTCCGCTACGGCTGCGTGGTGCTGTTCT is a genomic window containing:
- the uvsE gene encoding UV DNA damage repair endonuclease UvsE — its product is MLRFGLCCIFREEPIRFRATTAKALLSLDRRARLAKLSRLAMENASSLLAALEAVRRLGFGAFRVLSPLLPRYTHPEVGYRLEDLPGGDAITAKLREAAAFRALHDLRLSFHPDQFVVLSSPRPEVVERSLAELEYQGLMAELVGAETITLHGGGGYGDKGQALARWRKHFAELSPGVRGRLALENDDVTYTVRDLLPACEALGVPLVYDVHHHRCNPDGLSVAEATALAAATWREAGREPWFHVSSPRNGWGGNAPKPHADYLDPSDFPTEWLGLDATVDVEAKAKELAVARLMKELGAEPWMGKGRGG
- a CDS encoding SRPBCC family protein encodes the protein MAGIEITRDISAPATAVWALLTDTRQWPRWGPSVAEVRCSERNIRGGSRGAVRTPLGVWLTFTVTAFEPGRSWAWKVAGVPATGHRVEPQGRGRCRLVFIVPLWAAPYAAVCRLAAGRIARLAERAKR
- a CDS encoding pyridoxamine 5'-phosphate oxidase family protein; this translates as MEEAVRELLEGQRLGVLATSLEGHPYTTLVAFAASDDLRHLVFATTSATRKFANLEADPRVSLLVDSRTGSAADFREAAAVTALGTAVEASAPEREALLPLYLARHPYLREFVASPSCTLLRVAVRRYCLVRRFQEVEELCLEP
- a CDS encoding PEP/pyruvate-binding domain-containing protein, whose amino-acid sequence is MPGTVNWALSLDQIAPRQRPLVGGKAWALSLLLKSGHSVPPALCLTIGLYRRYLRQTGLGDRIGMELGRKEMSEMRWEELWDASLRIRALFLTTPLPKELGKQAAAALAPFAGKAVVVRSSAPGEDAPGASFAGLHDSFVNLRGTEEILGGVRKVWASLWSDRALLYRQELGLAVERSSMAVLVQELAEGERSGVAFSRAPDGGERAVVEAVWGLNQGLVDGSVEPDHWEVEHGETIVARRAPSREAALRPGPGGVRSEPLPPAQSSMAPLADGEVLRVAAAARDLEALSGRPQDVEWTLRGEELILLQARPITTAAGDDSRRWYLSLHRSVENLRRLRRSIEEELLPRMETEAAALAVIDPAGLPDRELAAEIGRRRQIVAGWEETYRDKCIPMAHGVRLFGTFFNDALHPEDPFDFLALLGGTGMRAVDRNRGLEQMAAALRHRPEWAEHLRRTPEQPWPGPLEEQLERLLAEFFGLLPGATEAVALRLRLAPLILELAPAAGGDSAAEKTSPERLRRAFLEKFEGEQRTMAEEVLDLARASYRLRDDDNISLGKIHTQLAAAEDEARRRLAAKPVPALEGLFPAEEGGPGPAPREAPRLGQVQARQLQGQPAGPGVATGSARVIDEAAGMGTFRSGEILICDAIDPTMTFLAPLAAGIVERRGGMLIHGAIIAREYGLPCVTGVPEATLRIRTGDRVTVDGYLGIVTISRLP
- a CDS encoding PilZ domain-containing protein, coding for MNAYARDPLEDLQHLEDGQKMAIEFAARAGGTMRVACRARPTGLPCFEAEAFPGPLPLESIALDKPCLVTLAGQGSDPPVSARIEEVLDGGRLRLAVLYGGDFPSRRIFFRVETRLFLSFRLITPEGESEPIEVLGGWGDISGGGVYFPSERELAMDQRLRLHIRLPQATVECIGTVVRTGRQHPLFSAAVRIDEITASNLARINAFCHAERRREFSAAG
- a CDS encoding ADP-ribose-binding protein, with product MSSGGTIEIRGELWDHLGRAILAITTCGRVSKRGEAVMLRGCARQARDRFPGLAQRFGALILSGGNHVYDMGDGMVSFPVEDDPFGIAEPRLIEQSCRELVSLANQKGWKRIVVPRPGCGGGGLEWAQVRPILERHFDERFLVISAR
- a CDS encoding FKBP-type peptidyl-prolyl cis-trans isomerase is translated as MQTAKRGDRVTVQYIGTLDNGRIFDSTTDETPLVFTIGAEEVFPALEREVVGMKAGETRNILLPADKAYGPRREENVLTLRREAFPADREIKVGQKLSLEFKDGKERVMLVTRVGEGEVTLDGNHPLAGMDLTFALRLDGID
- the cowN gene encoding N(2)-fixation sustaining protein CowN, which gives rise to MNQENKKTDRYVSFAGIDCTGNSRKLMAMLLGHIGDAPNSDPFWEKFRTKLERAGTPGNPDELFLIHAYINNIREFFEACDDRDALALLDQIEKECC
- a CDS encoding response regulator; translation: MERILAIEDSKVVQAQLEEILQERYRLDLRDDGPSGIDAARREPPDLILLDIYLPKMDGYEVCRLLKQDETTREVPVVFITSLDAEGEKVKGFEAGADDYIVKPFYPGELLARVNLHLASRREKRLALDLERLKLLQEMAVAISHELNNPLTAIFGRLHLAERGLSGHGGAVRGHLAEIREELGKIREIVAKLANASRMAKTGYVMGEEMIDLHEI
- a CDS encoding GGDEF domain-containing protein produces the protein MRGSVWKIAWQLFVPGGVLAAAAVVLFHGMQLPGRVQAFLPFYPFLVLGIGLLLGWRFNRSRLVFVLLFLALADRALALGLSGESGRIVRDAVALLLPLNLAVLSALVERGIFTPSGLLRLGALAAQPVLLAGLYRSDYAEVPEWIRRPLVDLPLLEGIPLPQLSLLAFALGMAYLLVRFLRRPAAFEGGFLWALPAAWLPLAGGVTGYTLSWWFATAGLILVVGVVETSHRMAFRDELTGLPGRRALSEALLRLGRRYTLAMVDIDHFKKVNDRYGHDVGDQVLKMVAVRLAAVGGGGRAFRYGGEEFTLLFAGRSAEEVLPRLEGLREAVAGSGFVVRHRSRPKDKPPVKPSKAGRKRLSVTVSIGVAESQGEKVPASQVIKDADRALYRAKSGGRNRVRS
- a CDS encoding dodecin domain-containing protein codes for the protein MSVAKVIEIHSEGKSIEAAAEAALIETARSVDGIMNLYLQDIQAIVEDNRIIKYRLNAKVTFLVQS